In Halobacteriovorax sp. HLS, the following are encoded in one genomic region:
- a CDS encoding cbb3-type cytochrome c oxidase subunit I: MAFYEQHIHDAPTTFLSKYIFSYDHKVIGKQFLWYGILFLGIGGIMALMIRWTLAFPGQAFPILGNFLFPATGGVVPADTYAMLFTMHGTIMIFYAITPILIGCFGNYLIPLMIGARDMAFPLLNMLSFHLAALSGVLLLAGLFTPLGAAAGGWTSYPTLSTLIGSPGVGQTLWTLAIFVLGVSSTMGAINYITTIITLRAPGMGYFDMPLSIWGLGLTAVLNAIFLPVLGAGCLLLVFDRVFGTAFFLAGAAATSGTGDPILFQHVFWIFGHPEVYILILPAWGIVSDLLSFFSRKPAFGAKATALSMTTITILSTVVYGHHMYTTQMSPLLTQSFMTLTMTISIPSAIFFANWLGTLWKGSIRFHSPMLFSLGVVFVFGLGGLTGLYLATVTTDLYLHDTYFVVGHFHYTMAASVLLGGFAATYFWMPKMFGTMMNEFWAKVHFWITILGLNGIFMGMMIVGYAGMHRRLYNPFIYEFAQRMIDINTFVTWSAITMGLAQFIFVFNFVHAVFFKKEKASANPWEVGTLEWTIPSPAPHYNFKDIPVVKCGPHEYGNPALTGDVDFQFQTEELAKS; the protein is encoded by the coding sequence ATGGCTTTTTATGAACAACATATTCACGATGCGCCAACTACTTTTTTGTCTAAGTATATTTTTTCTTATGACCATAAAGTAATTGGAAAACAATTTCTTTGGTACGGAATCCTTTTTCTAGGAATCGGTGGGATAATGGCCCTAATGATTCGTTGGACTCTGGCATTCCCTGGACAAGCTTTTCCTATCCTAGGAAATTTCTTATTCCCAGCGACTGGCGGAGTAGTTCCGGCCGATACATATGCGATGCTATTTACGATGCATGGAACGATTATGATCTTCTATGCGATAACACCTATCCTAATTGGCTGTTTTGGAAATTATCTAATACCGTTGATGATAGGCGCAAGAGATATGGCATTCCCATTACTCAATATGCTTTCATTTCATTTAGCTGCATTGTCTGGAGTTTTATTACTTGCTGGACTATTTACTCCTCTTGGAGCGGCAGCTGGTGGTTGGACTTCGTACCCAACTCTTTCTACTTTGATTGGTTCCCCTGGCGTGGGACAGACGTTGTGGACACTGGCAATTTTTGTTTTAGGTGTTTCTTCAACAATGGGTGCAATTAACTATATTACTACTATTATTACCTTAAGAGCACCTGGTATGGGATACTTTGATATGCCATTATCAATATGGGGCCTTGGTTTGACAGCAGTTTTAAATGCTATCTTCTTACCAGTTCTTGGAGCAGGATGTTTACTTTTAGTATTTGATAGAGTTTTCGGAACAGCTTTCTTCCTCGCTGGAGCAGCTGCAACTTCTGGAACAGGTGATCCAATTTTATTCCAACACGTTTTTTGGATTTTTGGTCACCCTGAAGTTTATATCCTTATTCTTCCGGCGTGGGGAATTGTGTCTGATCTACTGTCTTTCTTTTCAAGAAAGCCAGCATTTGGAGCAAAAGCGACTGCGCTTTCTATGACAACTATTACTATTCTTTCAACAGTTGTTTATGGTCACCACATGTATACGACTCAGATGTCTCCACTTCTGACTCAATCATTCATGACACTAACTATGACTATCTCTATTCCGTCTGCAATTTTCTTCGCAAATTGGCTAGGGACACTATGGAAAGGTTCGATTAGATTTCACTCACCAATGTTATTTTCATTAGGTGTAGTATTTGTATTTGGGCTTGGAGGTCTTACTGGATTATACCTTGCAACTGTAACAACAGACCTTTACTTACATGATACTTATTTTGTAGTTGGTCACTTTCACTACACAATGGCCGCTTCGGTTCTTTTGGGTGGTTTTGCTGCTACTTACTTTTGGATGCCAAAGATGTTTGGAACTATGATGAATGAGTTCTGGGCAAAAGTTCACTTCTGGATAACTATTCTTGGTTTAAATGGAATCTTTATGGGGATGATGATTGTTGGTTATGCAGGTATGCATAGGCGACTTTATAACCCATTTATCTATGAATTCGCACAGAGAATGATTGATATAAATACTTTTGTCACTTGGTCAGCAATAACAATGGGATTAGCTCAATTTATTTTTGTGTTTAACTTTGTTCATGCTGTTTTCTTTAAGAAAGAAAAAGCTAGTGCAAACCCTTGGGAAGTAGGAACTCTGGAATGGACTATTCCTTCTCCGGCCCCTCACTACAACTTTAAGGACATCCCTGTTGTTAAGTGTGGACCTCATGAATATGGAAACCCTGCTCTTACTGGAGATGTGGATTTCCAATTTCAAACTGAAGAATTAGCGAAGTCTTAA
- a CDS encoding cytochrome c oxidase subunit 3: MSEAISMNTMTKERYGRRLTSSIAMTVVLVTFSMLFASFFLGFTVFRITSDVWPPMGFERIDLFLPTLSTVIIMMSSFTMWKFDSLFFSEGKEKKIWFFATIFLGFSFMASQVLLWTDLHSKGIYVQDGIFPSIIYSFTWVHAAHVIVAWMALFYLLPTLKVGVMIPSYENRVINVGKFWHFLGIVWLIMYVTLFLI, translated from the coding sequence ATGAGTGAAGCAATCAGCATGAATACTATGACGAAGGAAAGATATGGAAGAAGGTTAACTTCTTCCATTGCTATGACAGTCGTTCTAGTCACTTTTTCTATGCTATTTGCTTCTTTCTTCTTAGGATTTACAGTTTTTAGAATTACTTCTGATGTATGGCCTCCGATGGGCTTTGAAAGAATTGATTTATTTCTTCCGACATTGAGCACTGTGATTATTATGATGAGCAGTTTTACTATGTGGAAGTTTGATTCTTTATTCTTTAGTGAGGGTAAAGAAAAGAAAATATGGTTCTTTGCAACTATATTTTTAGGTTTTTCATTTATGGCATCTCAGGTGTTGTTATGGACTGACCTACACTCTAAAGGAATATATGTTCAAGATGGGATTTTCCCGTCAATTATTTATTCTTTTACTTGGGTTCATGCTGCACACGTAATAGTGGCGTGGATGGCATTATTTTATTTATTACCTACTCTTAAAGTAGGTGTGATGATTCCTAGTTATGAAAACCGCGTGATTAACGTAGGTAAATTTTGGCATTTCTTAGGAATTGTGTGGCTTATTATGTATGTAACTTTGTTTCTAATATAG
- a CDS encoding cytochrome c oxidase subunit II, translating to MTVLSTVVSNTAKNWTLWEQMQAPEDISVNGHLIDWLFNYTTYMNIFFFGLVCAGLFGFSYFYSAKRNKKAYYTYGDKKIHVIISCVIALSVFIGIDMNITRISNDDYVNVFAKWPTEDEKPLRIQVMAQQWAWHFRYEGKDGVFNTDDDIVQLNDLRLPVGRKVLFQVVSKDVIHSLYFPNTRRKVDAIPGRVTRLWFELTKDGYYNIACAEMCGTYHYRMKAYLTSYTQENYDIWLKEAQEKAIAQNDRENADLYWGWPWNW from the coding sequence ATGACTGTTTTATCCACTGTGGTTTCTAACACTGCAAAAAATTGGACACTCTGGGAGCAAATGCAAGCTCCTGAGGACATCTCTGTAAATGGCCATCTTATTGATTGGCTATTCAACTACACGACTTACATGAACATCTTTTTCTTTGGATTGGTGTGTGCAGGTCTTTTTGGTTTCTCGTACTTCTATAGTGCAAAAAGAAACAAGAAGGCTTACTACACTTACGGAGATAAAAAGATCCACGTAATCATTTCATGTGTAATTGCACTATCAGTTTTCATTGGAATTGATATGAATATTACAAGAATTTCGAATGATGATTATGTAAATGTTTTTGCTAAGTGGCCGACAGAAGATGAGAAGCCTCTTCGTATACAGGTAATGGCTCAACAGTGGGCTTGGCACTTTAGATATGAAGGTAAAGATGGAGTTTTTAACACTGACGATGACATTGTTCAGCTTAACGATCTTAGACTTCCTGTAGGAAGAAAAGTGCTATTTCAAGTAGTTTCTAAAGATGTTATCCATTCTCTCTATTTTCCAAATACTCGTAGAAAAGTTGACGCAATTCCAGGAAGAGTTACTAGACTTTGGTTTGAATTAACTAAAGATGGTTATTACAACATTGCTTGTGCGGAAATGTGTGGAACTTATCACTATAGAATGAAAGCCTATTTAACTTCATATACTCAAGAGAACTATGATATTTGGCTTAAAGAAGCTCAAGAAAAAGCTATTGCCCAAAATGATCGCGAAAATGCAGATCTATATTGGGGATGGCCTTGGAACTGGTAA
- the cyoE gene encoding heme o synthase codes for MKLILSLTIFLTYLLIILGGLVHNTGSALSCPDWPLCYGELVNTTSQGSFLEQMHRVIASLIGFFSMGVFIKCRSYKKSHPRLYRFSLATFMLVLFQGGLGLSTFLYKLPTLISTTHLAFSLIFFCCLLSLKNEWKLIFEGNFLSSDDKTALQKTYNPMIRDGIFFSISIVAIQVFLGAVMRHSGAGNICGLGTSIFQCFERETTQILYWSLNPKVQINLVHRYVALLAFVVVVWNGMRVFLMAMRTNTLSKDLRVSILLHSASLIFLIILQAISGAIVSKSNISVFPTTFHLASACLIIWNLWSLRNRVRNLELNLFGEVRHTFVSDVLEITKLRLGTLVVITIAVGIFAAPGNINFFKAILSLVLMTMVVCAATTLNCYIERDVDKNMERTKNRALPSGRMKPGVALFIGYSLLAIALPLLVIFVNWPTMILSLIAAVLYLFAYTPMKLKSEAALFVGAIPGAIPPVMGWTTVTGKIDAMSVALFSILFIWQIPHFLAIAMYHAKDYDAANIKVYPNKIGFSKSKRDIFLYTIILVLVSLSPYWIGFSSVTYRNIASVCGISFLILSSFGFFIKDHDAVLSWARTYFWASIIYLPLLLISLIFFN; via the coding sequence AACACTACTAGCCAAGGATCTTTCTTAGAGCAAATGCATAGAGTTATAGCTTCGTTAATTGGATTTTTTTCAATGGGGGTTTTTATAAAATGCAGGAGCTATAAGAAAAGTCACCCTAGACTATATAGATTTTCTTTAGCGACATTTATGCTCGTTTTGTTTCAAGGTGGCCTAGGTCTTTCCACTTTCTTATACAAATTACCGACACTAATCTCTACAACTCATCTTGCTTTTAGTTTAATTTTCTTTTGCTGTCTTCTTAGTTTAAAAAATGAGTGGAAGCTCATATTTGAAGGAAATTTTCTATCCTCTGATGATAAAACTGCTTTGCAGAAAACATATAATCCAATGATTAGAGATGGGATTTTCTTTTCTATCTCGATTGTTGCAATTCAGGTTTTTCTCGGTGCTGTCATGAGGCATAGTGGGGCCGGTAATATATGTGGATTAGGTACATCTATTTTTCAGTGTTTTGAAAGGGAGACCACGCAAATTTTATATTGGTCATTAAACCCTAAGGTTCAAATAAACTTAGTGCACAGGTATGTTGCATTACTCGCTTTTGTAGTTGTTGTTTGGAATGGTATGAGAGTATTTTTGATGGCCATGAGAACTAATACGCTTTCTAAAGATCTTAGAGTCAGTATTCTTCTTCACAGTGCTAGTTTAATCTTTCTTATTATTTTACAAGCAATCTCTGGTGCGATTGTTTCGAAATCAAATATAAGTGTTTTTCCTACAACTTTTCATCTTGCCAGTGCCTGTTTGATTATCTGGAACCTATGGTCCCTAAGAAATAGAGTCAGGAATCTAGAATTGAATCTTTTTGGCGAAGTCAGGCACACTTTTGTTAGTGATGTTTTAGAGATCACTAAACTCAGGCTAGGAACCCTTGTTGTTATAACTATTGCTGTCGGTATCTTTGCGGCGCCCGGGAATATCAATTTCTTTAAGGCCATTTTATCGCTCGTTTTAATGACTATGGTTGTATGTGCGGCGACGACACTTAATTGTTACATTGAGCGTGACGTTGATAAGAATATGGAGAGAACAAAGAATAGAGCTCTTCCTTCTGGTAGAATGAAACCTGGAGTTGCACTTTTTATAGGTTATTCATTACTGGCGATTGCTCTTCCACTTCTTGTTATTTTTGTTAATTGGCCAACGATGATACTTTCGTTAATAGCTGCCGTTCTTTATCTCTTTGCTTACACTCCGATGAAATTAAAAAGCGAAGCGGCACTATTTGTTGGAGCAATTCCTGGAGCAATTCCGCCGGTTATGGGTTGGACAACTGTTACCGGCAAAATTGATGCTATGTCCGTAGCTCTATTTTCAATATTATTCATTTGGCAGATTCCGCACTTTTTGGCCATTGCGATGTATCACGCCAAGGATTATGATGCTGCGAATATAAAAGTGTATCCAAATAAAATTGGTTTCTCTAAATCAAAGAGAGATATTTTTCTCTATACTATTATATTGGTACTAGTTTCTCTAAGCCCTTACTGGATTGGGTTTTCGAGTGTTACTTATAGAAATATAGCCTCAGTTTGTGGGATTTCGTTTTTAATTTTATCGTCATTTGGATTTTTTATTAAGGATCATGACGCAGTTCTCTCTTGGGCGAGAACATATTTTTGGGCATCGATTATCTATTTACCACTACTTTTGATTTCTTTAATTTTCTTTAATTGA
- a CDS encoding SCO family protein — MTTRTGFIRKNTLIEKLVLSKLFWFLLSAFLFSYPIIKSVNRTLPPPLPKMYKVPEYSLTNSFNKPFGSKDLKGRLYIAGFMFTSCPTTCPALMEKMDLIQKRVRGLGQKIAIVTFSVDPEVDTPQVLHKYARKRKANPFVWTFLTGRKEDLRSVIIDGFKVPMGEREPMVGNLNGEEVTLMDIAHSEKFVLVDWNGYVREYYSTDKNGINKMMIDVGLLVNSSEKR; from the coding sequence ATGACGACAAGAACTGGCTTCATTAGAAAAAACACACTTATTGAAAAGCTTGTACTAAGCAAGCTTTTCTGGTTTCTTTTAAGTGCCTTCTTGTTCAGTTATCCAATAATTAAATCAGTAAATAGAACACTTCCGCCACCACTGCCTAAAATGTATAAAGTTCCAGAGTACAGCTTAACGAATAGCTTTAATAAGCCATTCGGAAGTAAAGACTTAAAGGGAAGGTTGTATATCGCAGGGTTTATGTTCACTAGTTGTCCGACAACTTGTCCAGCGCTAATGGAGAAAATGGACTTAATTCAAAAGAGAGTTAGAGGGTTAGGTCAAAAAATTGCTATCGTAACTTTCTCTGTTGACCCAGAAGTAGATACTCCGCAAGTTTTACATAAGTATGCTCGTAAGCGTAAGGCAAATCCTTTCGTTTGGACGTTTTTAACAGGTCGTAAAGAAGATTTACGAAGTGTTATAATAGATGGCTTTAAGGTACCAATGGGAGAGCGTGAGCCTATGGTAGGAAACCTTAATGGAGAGGAAGTTACCTTGATGGATATAGCTCATAGTGAGAAATTTGTTTTAGTCGATTGGAATGGATACGTTAGAGAATATTATTCAACAGATA
- a CDS encoding cytochrome c, giving the protein MKKITQLTLTFLLLGALTSCSESHFREDKIFAGGKFVTAKTLNKGKTLYTEFCMPCHGVNGDGKGVASKGMKVPPRDFTTGIFKFGLVPSGELVHDKHLFTLLDKGLTGTAMLPWDLSEDQKESVVQYIKTFAPKVWEGKDKDLGAEVQLVKDPYGIAHKTAAIEKGKKIYHGEANCQSCHRAYVGLKELGQLSGENPREIDMEVYTQKPQETEWGFQNIPPDFTWDLVRSANTVEELALRLAAGVGGTSMPAWKDTITDEQIWAVAYYVKSLTELKDTDARKVLMEEIKNSNKAYGK; this is encoded by the coding sequence ATGAAGAAAATTACTCAGTTAACCTTAACTTTTTTATTACTTGGTGCTCTAACATCTTGTAGCGAAAGTCACTTTCGTGAGGATAAGATTTTTGCTGGCGGTAAATTTGTAACAGCAAAAACTTTGAATAAAGGTAAAACTCTCTATACCGAATTCTGTATGCCTTGCCATGGCGTTAATGGAGATGGAAAAGGTGTAGCTTCTAAAGGTATGAAGGTACCACCAAGAGATTTCACTACAGGTATCTTTAAGTTTGGATTAGTCCCTTCTGGTGAATTAGTACACGATAAGCACTTATTTACTCTTTTAGATAAAGGGCTAACTGGGACTGCAATGTTGCCTTGGGATCTTTCTGAAGATCAAAAAGAGTCGGTTGTACAATATATTAAAACTTTCGCACCTAAAGTTTGGGAAGGAAAGGATAAGGACTTAGGAGCTGAAGTACAGCTCGTAAAAGATCCGTATGGTATAGCTCACAAGACTGCAGCGATTGAAAAAGGTAAGAAAATTTATCACGGAGAGGCGAACTGCCAATCATGTCATAGAGCGTATGTTGGTCTTAAGGAACTAGGTCAGCTTTCTGGTGAGAACCCAAGAGAGATCGATATGGAGGTTTATACACAAAAGCCTCAAGAAACAGAGTGGGGATTTCAAAATATTCCGCCTGACTTCACATGGGACCTTGTAAGAAGTGCGAACACAGTTGAAGAACTTGCTCTTCGTCTTGCTGCTGGAGTAGGTGGAACATCTATGCCTGCTTGGAAAGACACTATTACTGACGAGCAGATCTGGGCCGTTGCTTACTACGTAAAAAGTTTAACAGAATTAAAAGATACTGATGCACGTAAAGTTTTAATGGAAGAAATTAAAAATTCTAATAAGGCATACGGTAAATAA